From Micromonospora echinospora:
TGGTACGAAATGGCCCCATAGGGGCGCTAAGCCTCCAAGATCTACAAGAGTCCTGCTTTGTGGAACGCGGATCCCGCTTGCCGGACGTTGGGCTGCGGTCTCGGACTTCGGGCTCCGTCGCTCGGGGCGGCTCCCGCCATTGCTCGGATTTGCCGCACAAGCGGCGGCGCCAGTCGGTCTGAGCGAGTTCGTTCGGTCAGCCTGTGGGGCGTTCGCGTTTCGGCAGCTTGGCCACCACCGCGTCGTACGACCCGTCGACCGCCTCGATCAGCTCGTCGTCGGGGATGCCGCCCGCGAGCCGCAGCGTGTTCCAGCCGGACCGGCCGATGTAGGGGGAGGGGCGCGCGTCGGCCGGGAACCGGTGCAGCCACTCGTCGGCCACCTCCCGGGACGCCCCGCACTTCACCCCGAGCCGCGCCTCACCCTCGGGCGAGCCGAGGAACGCGAAGATGCGGCTGCCCACCTTCACCACCTCGTCGCCCTCCCACGGCCGGTCCAGCCAGGCTCCCGGCTTGGCCAGGCAGTAGGCGAGCATCTCCTCGCGCGTCATCGCGTCCTCCCGTGCCGTCGTCCGGCACAGTCTGGCCCGCCGCTGTGACAATCCGCGGGCCCGG
This genomic window contains:
- a CDS encoding MmcQ/YjbR family DNA-binding protein, with the translated sequence MTREEMLAYCLAKPGAWLDRPWEGDEVVKVGSRIFAFLGSPEGEARLGVKCGASREVADEWLHRFPADARPSPYIGRSGWNTLRLAGGIPDDELIEAVDGSYDAVVAKLPKRERPTG